One Pseudodesulfovibrio cashew DNA window includes the following coding sequences:
- a CDS encoding MBL fold metallo-hydrolase has translation MRIVLTYIHHNCFVMKTPGRCYLFDYPNDSHLPPEAGELVARAVAGTDLTIFISHGHEDHLNSDIVSVAREASCVRYVLSDDMEEMRPEVIPPGREVLIVEPDETYRFGGLEIRTLLSNDLGVAFLVSDGKLRFYYGGDLAKWIWKAASEQERKFTSEFFRRAMERVASFSPHVAFSNVDRRLENLAGGLEAYSTAGARVFVPMHTFGDTAWLAGFKDLPGADGGDVFVYRHPGDSAEFII, from the coding sequence GTGCGGATAGTCCTGACCTATATCCATCACAATTGTTTTGTCATGAAGACGCCAGGTCGCTGTTATCTCTTTGATTATCCGAACGATTCACACCTCCCTCCCGAGGCCGGAGAACTGGTGGCGCGGGCCGTGGCCGGCACTGATCTGACCATATTCATCTCCCATGGTCACGAGGATCACCTCAATAGCGACATCGTATCCGTTGCTCGGGAGGCCTCCTGCGTCCGTTATGTGCTGTCGGACGACATGGAGGAAATGCGGCCGGAGGTCATCCCGCCGGGCCGGGAGGTGCTGATCGTGGAGCCCGACGAGACCTATCGTTTTGGCGGCCTCGAGATCCGGACGCTGCTTTCCAACGACCTCGGTGTGGCTTTCCTCGTTTCCGACGGGAAGCTCCGTTTCTATTACGGCGGAGACTTGGCCAAGTGGATATGGAAAGCGGCGTCGGAACAGGAGCGGAAGTTCACGAGCGAGTTTTTTCGTCGGGCCATGGAGAGGGTGGCCTCCTTCTCGCCCCACGTGGCTTTTTCCAACGTGGACAGGCGGCTGGAGAATCTTGCCGGTGGGCTGGAGGCATACAGCACGGCGGGGGCGAGGGTCTTTGTGCCCATGCACACCTTCGGGGACACTGCCTGGTTGGCCGGTTTCAAGGATCTTCCCGGAGCCGACGGGGGAGACGTGTTTGTTTACCGCCACCCCGGCGACAGTGCCGAGTTCATTATTTGA
- a CDS encoding mechanosensitive ion channel domain-containing protein: protein MRKFQLYLLAILLLGLFLAVPRSAVAATKAKEAVSIPADATPSQVRDIMAGLTDEQVRSLLLEELKKEAAPVEKKPEVRGLALLIHQLRNDAGLVRERFAYLFSGAAMAPRELPKALKRLVGGDAQMPVGQLLLAIAVLTLLWVVGTILFKRKTVTARKALSRLPEGAMWYNKMGRLFLRAVLDLFGVVAVGVVVLACYLAAFHGNAAKPVIIAWLVAMLFLALVKIAARFLLAPHAPSLRYLPLSDEAARYLFKWTVRLARIMATGMFVNALLRFQGSGEAVNLLVNILFGFAVAFVITLLVLWNKKPVADAIRAHSEPDGLLSQFADSWHVAAIVYVLGFWALWGLALLLFGSEVRSIGILTLLTVPAFLLADWATQRLVAFAVELAGPEEEGGEEAGDSGRRKGLHRFQRFLRQGFRILVAAATLFLLLRIWGIDIQIGREAVRAAMSILLTLVLAYIFWVFINGFIERKIKAKQPGEEHGEAGEGGGGPGGDRFSTLLQLVKKFIFAAVSVVTVLVILSSLGVDIGPLIAGASVFGIAIGFGAQTLVKDIISGIFFLMDDAFRVGDYIIVGKARGTVEAISVRSFKLRHHLGPLFTIPFGSVKEIQNMTRDWAIMKLQYLVPFDTDIQQVKKIIKKINKEIRAVPELNEFMLDDIKSQGVKAMEEYGMRMRVKFMTKPGGQFTLRKLVLAKMRKEFAEAGIEFAKPRVSVTLPSEPRLLPEEESLVAAAAAKTVEQDDKKGKK from the coding sequence ATGCGTAAATTTCAGCTGTACCTCTTGGCCATCCTGCTGCTCGGACTCTTTCTCGCCGTGCCCCGGAGCGCTGTGGCCGCGACCAAGGCCAAGGAAGCGGTCTCTATCCCGGCGGACGCCACACCGAGCCAGGTGCGGGATATCATGGCCGGTCTGACGGACGAGCAGGTTCGCAGCCTGCTGCTTGAGGAGTTGAAAAAAGAGGCGGCTCCGGTCGAGAAGAAACCCGAGGTCCGAGGATTGGCTCTGCTCATCCATCAGCTTCGAAATGATGCAGGTCTCGTGCGCGAACGGTTCGCCTATCTCTTTTCCGGTGCGGCCATGGCTCCGCGCGAGCTGCCAAAGGCCTTGAAAAGGCTGGTCGGCGGCGACGCGCAGATGCCCGTTGGACAATTGCTGCTGGCCATCGCCGTACTTACCTTGCTCTGGGTCGTCGGGACGATCCTGTTCAAGCGCAAGACCGTCACGGCCCGCAAGGCGCTGTCGCGGCTCCCGGAAGGCGCTATGTGGTACAACAAGATGGGGCGGCTGTTCCTGCGCGCCGTGCTGGACCTTTTCGGCGTGGTGGCTGTAGGCGTGGTGGTCCTCGCCTGTTATCTGGCGGCCTTTCACGGCAATGCGGCCAAGCCGGTGATCATAGCCTGGCTCGTGGCCATGTTGTTTCTCGCCCTGGTCAAGATCGCGGCCCGCTTCCTGCTGGCGCCGCACGCTCCGTCACTTCGCTACCTTCCCCTCTCCGATGAGGCCGCGCGCTATCTTTTCAAATGGACGGTAAGGCTGGCCCGGATCATGGCTACGGGCATGTTCGTCAACGCATTGCTGCGCTTCCAGGGCAGCGGAGAAGCCGTAAACCTGCTGGTCAACATCCTGTTCGGTTTTGCGGTGGCCTTCGTCATCACCCTGCTGGTGCTCTGGAACAAGAAGCCGGTAGCCGACGCCATCCGCGCCCATAGCGAGCCTGACGGTCTGCTCTCCCAGTTCGCGGACTCCTGGCACGTGGCGGCCATCGTCTACGTGCTCGGTTTCTGGGCTCTGTGGGGTCTCGCGTTGCTGCTCTTCGGCAGCGAGGTCCGTTCCATAGGCATTCTGACCCTGCTTACGGTGCCCGCTTTTCTGCTGGCCGACTGGGCCACCCAGCGGCTGGTGGCATTCGCCGTCGAGCTGGCCGGTCCCGAAGAGGAGGGCGGTGAGGAGGCAGGGGATTCCGGCAGGCGAAAGGGGCTGCACCGTTTTCAGCGGTTCCTGCGCCAGGGCTTCCGCATCCTGGTGGCTGCGGCCACGCTCTTTCTGCTCCTGCGCATCTGGGGCATCGATATCCAGATCGGTCGGGAGGCGGTGCGGGCGGCCATGTCCATCCTGCTGACCCTGGTCCTGGCCTACATTTTCTGGGTGTTCATCAACGGCTTCATCGAACGCAAGATCAAAGCCAAGCAGCCGGGAGAGGAGCACGGCGAAGCCGGAGAGGGCGGGGGCGGCCCGGGAGGCGACCGGTTCTCGACCCTGCTGCAACTGGTCAAGAAGTTCATCTTCGCGGCCGTGTCCGTGGTTACCGTGCTGGTCATCCTTTCCTCCCTTGGCGTGGACATCGGGCCGCTGATCGCCGGCGCGTCCGTCTTCGGCATCGCCATCGGCTTCGGTGCCCAGACCCTGGTCAAGGACATCATCTCCGGCATCTTCTTCCTTATGGATGACGCCTTCCGGGTGGGCGATTACATCATCGTGGGCAAGGCGCGGGGCACGGTTGAGGCTATTTCGGTCCGCTCCTTCAAGCTCAGGCACCACCTGGGCCCGCTGTTCACCATCCCGTTCGGCTCGGTCAAGGAAATCCAGAACATGACGCGCGACTGGGCGATCATGAAGCTGCAGTACCTGGTGCCCTTCGATACCGACATCCAGCAGGTCAAGAAGATCATCAAGAAGATCAACAAGGAAATCCGCGCCGTCCCCGAACTCAACGAGTTCATGCTCGACGACATCAAGAGCCAGGGCGTCAAGGCCATGGAGGAGTACGGCATGCGCATGCGGGTCAAGTTCATGACCAAGCCCGGCGGCCAGTTCACCCTGCGCAAGCTGGTCCTGGCAAAGATGCGCAAGGAGTTCGCCGAAGCGGGTATCGAGTTCGCCAAGCCGCGCGTTTCCGTGACCCTGCCGAGCGAGCCGCGTCTTTTGCCGGAGGAGGAGAGCCTTGTGGCAGCCGCGGCCGCCAAGACCGTGGAGCAGGACGACAAGAAGGGCAAGAAATAG
- the acs gene encoding acetate--CoA ligase alpha subunit gives MIDKEHLHAFFYPETVAVIGASATPGKVGHTIVANMIGAGYKGKLYPVNPKASEIEGLPVVNDIAGLPPGLDLGVISVPRQFVLPSMEALAERGTKAAIIITAGFKEVGREGYELEREIIELCERTGMALLGPNCLGMINTAVGVNASFATGQPKPGSIAFFSQSGALCVAILDWALGENIGFSKFVSLGNKAVLDEADMLDYLNRDRDTSVILGYVENVEHGDAFLEAARRTCLNKPVIMIKSGTTAAGAKAASSHTGAIAGSDQTYTAAFHQSGVIRVGDVATLFNLAQAFSSQPLPKGPNLAVVTNSGGPGILTADTADRSSLTMAALSQRTIQRLQDFLPSYAAFYNPVDIIGDADATRYRKAVDVVADDPMVHAILVLLTPTATVQIEETAEALIHTARRSGKPVFACFMGKTRVAKARDMLMEAGIPCYAFPEAAVRSIEAMYKYYIWKHRPESEYAPVERDLEQAAKVIREHERRSQPEIVEFEAQQVLRAYHLPTPATTLARSSDEAVAAAEEIGYPVVLKIASPDISHKSDVGGVKVNLQDAGEVMAAFKDITARAQRMRREAYIAGCLVQEMAPAGVKEVIIGFKRDDQFGPMLMFGLGGIYVEIMKDIAFKLAPLSRRDAFEIVREIRSYMLLKGLKGEPPVNFAALEDIILTMSQLALDFPQVLEAEFNPVLVNNERAIVADVRMTLRLKDQ, from the coding sequence TTGATAGACAAGGAACATCTGCACGCGTTTTTCTATCCCGAGACCGTGGCTGTGATCGGCGCGTCCGCCACGCCCGGCAAAGTCGGGCACACTATCGTCGCCAACATGATCGGGGCCGGGTACAAAGGCAAACTCTATCCGGTTAACCCCAAGGCGAGCGAAATTGAAGGGCTCCCCGTGGTCAACGACATCGCGGGCCTGCCTCCCGGACTCGACCTCGGTGTTATCTCGGTGCCCCGTCAGTTCGTGCTGCCGTCAATGGAGGCCCTGGCCGAGCGCGGCACCAAGGCGGCCATCATCATCACCGCCGGGTTCAAGGAGGTGGGACGCGAGGGGTATGAGCTGGAGCGGGAGATCATCGAGTTGTGCGAGCGGACCGGCATGGCGCTCCTCGGCCCCAACTGCCTGGGCATGATCAACACGGCGGTCGGCGTCAATGCCTCGTTCGCCACGGGTCAGCCCAAGCCGGGTTCCATCGCGTTCTTTTCCCAGTCCGGAGCCCTGTGCGTGGCCATCCTGGATTGGGCCCTGGGCGAGAACATCGGGTTCTCCAAGTTCGTCAGCCTGGGTAACAAGGCGGTCCTGGACGAGGCGGACATGCTCGACTACCTCAACCGCGACCGCGACACTTCGGTCATCCTCGGCTATGTCGAGAACGTGGAGCACGGAGACGCCTTTCTGGAGGCGGCGCGCAGGACCTGCCTGAACAAGCCGGTGATCATGATCAAGTCCGGCACCACGGCGGCGGGTGCCAAGGCCGCTTCATCGCACACCGGGGCCATCGCCGGGTCCGACCAGACCTACACCGCCGCCTTCCACCAGTCCGGCGTCATCCGGGTGGGTGACGTGGCCACGCTCTTCAATCTGGCCCAGGCCTTTTCCAGCCAGCCGCTTCCCAAGGGACCCAATCTGGCAGTGGTCACCAACTCCGGCGGGCCGGGCATCCTCACGGCGGACACGGCGGACCGCTCCAGCCTGACCATGGCCGCGCTCTCCCAGCGGACCATCCAGCGGCTCCAGGATTTTCTCCCCAGCTACGCCGCCTTCTACAACCCGGTGGACATCATCGGCGACGCAGACGCCACTCGCTATCGCAAGGCCGTCGACGTGGTGGCGGACGATCCCATGGTCCACGCCATCCTGGTCCTGCTCACGCCTACGGCAACAGTGCAGATCGAGGAGACGGCCGAGGCGCTCATCCATACGGCCCGGCGCAGCGGCAAGCCCGTGTTCGCCTGTTTCATGGGCAAGACCCGTGTGGCCAAGGCAAGAGACATGCTCATGGAGGCCGGGATTCCCTGCTACGCATTTCCTGAGGCGGCGGTGCGCTCCATCGAGGCCATGTACAAGTATTACATCTGGAAGCATCGCCCGGAGTCCGAGTATGCGCCTGTGGAGCGCGACTTGGAACAGGCCGCCAAGGTTATCCGGGAGCACGAGCGGCGCAGCCAGCCCGAGATCGTCGAGTTCGAGGCCCAGCAGGTGCTTCGGGCCTACCATCTGCCCACGCCCGCAACCACGCTGGCCCGCTCCTCGGACGAGGCCGTGGCCGCCGCCGAGGAGATCGGCTACCCCGTGGTGCTCAAGATCGCTTCGCCGGACATTTCCCACAAATCCGACGTGGGCGGGGTCAAGGTCAACCTGCAAGACGCGGGCGAGGTCATGGCCGCCTTCAAGGACATCACGGCCCGGGCGCAGCGTATGCGCAGGGAAGCCTACATCGCGGGCTGTCTGGTCCAGGAGATGGCTCCCGCCGGCGTCAAGGAAGTGATCATCGGCTTCAAGCGGGACGACCAGTTCGGCCCCATGCTCATGTTCGGGCTCGGCGGCATCTACGTGGAGATCATGAAGGATATCGCCTTCAAACTGGCTCCGCTCTCGCGCCGGGATGCCTTCGAGATCGTCCGCGAGATCCGGTCCTATATGCTGCTCAAGGGACTCAAGGGCGAACCGCCGGTGAACTTCGCCGCCCTGGAGGATATCATTCTGACCATGTCCCAACTGGCCCTGGACTTTCCGCAGGTCCTGGAGGCCGAGTTCAACCCGGTGCTGGTCAACAATGAGCGGGCCATCGTCGCAGACGTGCGCATGACCCTGCGGCTGAAGGACCAGTAG
- a CDS encoding tautomerase family protein: protein MPFVNIRITREGATAQQKKELIKGVTRLLEEVLGKNPKTTFVIIDEVDTDNWGIGGESVTELRKR from the coding sequence ATGCCGTTCGTCAATATCCGCATCACCAGGGAAGGCGCCACAGCCCAACAGAAAAAAGAACTGATCAAAGGCGTGACCAGGCTTCTGGAGGAGGTACTGGGAAAGAACCCCAAGACAACCTTCGTCATCATCGACGAGGTGGACACCGACAACTGGGGCATTGGCGGTGAAAGCGTGACCGAACTGCGGAAGCGCTAG
- a CDS encoding macro domain-containing protein produces the protein MRQYTIGTGTLFIREGDITRLDIDAIVNAANSRLAGGGGVDGAIHSAAGYMELQGACRAIIDEIGSLPAGEAVITPGFKLPAKNIIHTVGPIWRGGGQDEPRKLRNAYLNSLKLAAENGLRTIAFPAISCGVYGYPVEDAAHIALSALKEGLEAGLVGEAGMVLHGQPAYELWCSVADEVV, from the coding sequence ATGCGACAGTACACCATCGGCACCGGCACCCTCTTCATTCGCGAAGGAGACATCACGCGCCTGGACATTGACGCCATCGTCAATGCCGCCAATTCCCGCCTTGCGGGGGGAGGAGGCGTGGACGGCGCCATTCACAGCGCCGCCGGATACATGGAATTGCAAGGGGCCTGCCGGGCCATCATCGACGAGATCGGTTCGCTTCCCGCAGGGGAGGCGGTCATTACGCCCGGCTTCAAGCTGCCCGCCAAAAACATCATCCATACCGTCGGCCCCATCTGGCGCGGCGGTGGTCAGGATGAGCCGCGCAAGTTGCGCAACGCCTACCTGAACAGCCTGAAGCTGGCCGCAGAAAACGGTCTGCGAACCATCGCCTTTCCCGCCATATCCTGCGGCGTCTATGGATATCCCGTGGAAGACGCCGCGCACATCGCGCTCTCGGCCCTCAAGGAAGGGCTGGAAGCCGGACTGGTCGGCGAGGCGGGCATGGTTCTGCACGGCCAGCCTGCCTACGAGCTGTGGTGTTCCGTCGCGGACGAAGTCGTGTAA
- the hslV gene encoding ATP-dependent protease subunit HslV, producing MELRGTTIVAVKDENGTAVAGDGQVTLGQAVVMKHTARKVRRIYKDKVTVGFAGATADAFTLCERFEAKLESYAGNLLRAAVELAKDWRTDKYLRKLEAMLLAADGEHVLVISGTGDVIEPDDGVAAIGSGGSYALAAARALKRNTDLSAGAIAQRAMEIASEICVYTNDNIILESQEKE from the coding sequence GTGGAACTCAGAGGAACGACCATTGTCGCGGTCAAGGACGAGAACGGCACCGCCGTGGCCGGTGACGGCCAGGTGACCCTCGGCCAGGCCGTGGTCATGAAACACACCGCGCGCAAGGTGCGGCGCATATACAAGGACAAGGTCACGGTGGGTTTCGCCGGGGCAACCGCCGACGCCTTCACCCTGTGTGAGCGGTTCGAAGCCAAGCTGGAGAGCTACGCGGGCAACTTGCTCCGGGCTGCCGTGGAGCTGGCCAAGGATTGGCGTACGGACAAGTACCTGCGCAAGCTGGAGGCGATGCTTCTCGCGGCCGACGGCGAACACGTGCTGGTGATTTCCGGCACGGGTGACGTCATCGAACCCGATGACGGCGTGGCCGCCATCGGCTCAGGCGGTTCCTACGCCCTGGCCGCAGCCCGGGCGCTCAAACGAAACACCGACCTTTCCGCTGGCGCCATCGCCCAAAGAGCCATGGAGATCGCTTCGGAAATCTGCGTTTACACCAACGATAACATCATCTTGGAATCACAGGAAAAAGAATAA
- the hslU gene encoding ATP-dependent protease ATPase subunit HslU has product MSNLTPREIVSELDRYIIGQNAAKRMVAIAMRNRWRRQQIEPELRDEIAPKNIILMGPTGVGKTEIARRLAKLANCPFFKVEATKFTEVGYVGRDVESMVRDLMEIGVSMVHKEEAEKVRIKAEKNAEERLLDLLLPRTKPKQSTGFFMSSPSGEIEEAEPPKDDTTREKFRQMFRQGQLDEREVELEVTVQSGAQVEIMAIPGMEEMGSNLQSAFSNMFPGKKKPRKMKIKDAYQVLIDEEADKLIDPDAVNELARERVEQQGILFVDEMDKIASRQEGAGGNSDVSREGVQRDLLPVVEGSVVNTKYGMVKTDHILFIAAGAFHFAKPSDLIPELQGRFPLREELDSLHKEEFYRILTEPKNALTVQYKALLKTEGVTVDFTKEALEEIAANAEKINEETENIGARRLYTIMEKILANLSFEAPDKSGQTVVIDREYVKEQIDDVIEDRDLSRYIL; this is encoded by the coding sequence ATGAGCAATTTGACTCCCAGAGAAATCGTATCGGAACTGGACAGGTACATCATCGGCCAGAACGCGGCCAAACGGATGGTGGCAATCGCCATGCGCAACCGCTGGCGTCGCCAGCAGATCGAACCGGAATTGCGGGACGAGATCGCGCCCAAGAATATCATCCTGATGGGCCCCACGGGTGTGGGCAAGACCGAGATCGCCCGCCGCCTGGCAAAGCTGGCCAACTGTCCGTTTTTCAAGGTCGAGGCCACCAAGTTCACCGAGGTGGGCTACGTGGGACGCGACGTGGAATCCATGGTCCGCGACCTCATGGAGATCGGCGTGAGCATGGTCCACAAGGAGGAGGCCGAGAAGGTGCGCATCAAGGCGGAAAAGAACGCCGAGGAGCGCTTGCTTGACCTGCTTCTGCCCCGCACCAAGCCCAAGCAGTCGACCGGTTTCTTCATGTCCTCGCCGTCGGGCGAGATCGAGGAGGCCGAGCCGCCCAAGGACGACACCACTCGCGAGAAGTTTCGCCAGATGTTCCGCCAGGGCCAACTCGACGAGCGCGAGGTGGAGCTGGAGGTCACGGTCCAGTCCGGCGCGCAGGTGGAGATCATGGCCATCCCCGGCATGGAGGAGATGGGCTCCAATCTGCAAAGCGCCTTCTCCAACATGTTCCCCGGCAAGAAGAAGCCCCGCAAGATGAAGATCAAGGATGCCTATCAGGTGCTCATTGACGAAGAGGCGGACAAGCTCATCGACCCGGACGCCGTGAACGAGCTGGCACGCGAGCGTGTGGAGCAGCAGGGCATCCTGTTCGTGGACGAAATGGACAAGATCGCCTCCCGCCAGGAGGGCGCTGGCGGCAACTCCGACGTGTCCCGCGAGGGTGTGCAGCGCGATCTGCTGCCCGTGGTCGAGGGCAGCGTGGTCAATACCAAGTACGGCATGGTCAAAACCGACCACATCCTGTTCATTGCGGCGGGCGCATTCCATTTCGCCAAGCCGTCCGATCTGATTCCGGAGCTCCAGGGCCGTTTCCCCCTGCGCGAGGAGTTGGACTCCCTGCACAAGGAGGAGTTCTACCGCATTCTCACCGAGCCGAAGAACGCCCTGACCGTGCAGTACAAGGCGCTGCTGAAGACCGAGGGAGTGACAGTGGACTTCACCAAGGAGGCGCTGGAGGAGATCGCGGCCAACGCCGAGAAGATCAACGAGGAGACCGAGAACATCGGCGCGCGCAGGCTCTACACCATCATGGAAAAGATCCTGGCCAACCTCTCCTTCGAGGCCCCGGACAAATCCGGCCAGACCGTTGTCATCGACCGCGAATACGTCAAGGAGCAGATCGACGACGTGATCGAGGACCGCGACCTCTCCCGCTATATCCTCTAG
- the speB gene encoding agmatinase → MASKIELIGVPLDENSSYLRGAAAGPAAMVEALHCDSANLWTETGFDMAPVLLDKGSLTLPDGEAAIRAIEEAATEAGRSGTPIFLGGDHSVTYPLVKGLRRAVDDFAILHFDAHPDCYEAFEGNPYSHASPFTRIMEDGCCTRLVSVGIRTASGEQRDVRERLGIEWLEMKDRAAWPRLSFDTPVYVSFDLDVLDPAFVPGVSHHEPGGMSVREALDILHALDAPIVGADVVELNPSRDVNGVTAMVAAKILREIAGVMLRNGS, encoded by the coding sequence ATGGCGAGCAAGATTGAACTCATCGGCGTCCCGCTGGACGAGAATTCCTCGTACCTGCGGGGCGCCGCTGCCGGTCCTGCGGCCATGGTCGAGGCTCTGCATTGCGACTCCGCCAACCTGTGGACCGAGACCGGTTTCGACATGGCTCCGGTGTTGCTGGACAAGGGGAGCCTGACGCTACCGGACGGCGAGGCAGCCATACGGGCAATTGAAGAAGCGGCGACTGAGGCCGGGCGTTCCGGCACGCCGATTTTTCTGGGCGGCGACCACTCCGTAACCTACCCTCTGGTCAAGGGATTGCGACGGGCCGTGGACGATTTCGCCATTCTTCACTTCGACGCGCATCCCGATTGCTACGAGGCCTTTGAGGGCAACCCCTATTCCCACGCCAGTCCGTTCACGCGGATCATGGAGGATGGTTGCTGCACGCGGCTGGTCTCAGTGGGCATCCGCACGGCTTCGGGCGAGCAGCGGGACGTGCGTGAGCGGCTGGGCATCGAATGGCTGGAGATGAAGGACCGGGCTGCCTGGCCTCGTCTGTCCTTTGATACGCCGGTCTATGTTTCCTTCGATCTCGACGTGCTGGACCCGGCTTTCGTCCCGGGCGTGTCGCACCACGAACCGGGCGGGATGAGCGTGCGCGAGGCGCTGGACATCCTGCACGCTCTCGATGCCCCCATCGTGGGGGCCGACGTGGTGGAACTCAACCCGAGCAGGGACGTGAACGGCGTGACCGCCATGGTGGCGGCCAAAATTCTCCGTGAGATCGCCGGAGTCATGTTGCGGAATGGAAGCTAG
- a CDS encoding response regulator encodes MTKRNRMKNVYVVKSDTTDIEEQHQELETKSVYLLKADDHVINKYSDIVYRFVDGDDGLFLIISQDRTFYNNFRKSFYKELRIDQERIRLSPNKEKAFKEIRIYREHDKHPLLFLEANLDGRSTLPFLEELKAAYKDMLVIVLTNDGDKDQVAQFVEAGADNFITKPISLNVLIEKIANTLVPQDEIGKLVREGKRKLGNVEFALAYGVARDILQRKPGSPAGLLIMGDALKGLTKRDDALKLYLQAAQNAPMYLEPLKKIVEYYREDDDEDGVLRYLERIDDLSPLHPGRKREIGEIYLGRGDIQKAATYLEESIRLTHAQRLPECVTMAVKYADEIFGRKEEAAEGLLTLCTRLARAYRVEAHWSWYNRLGMLLRRRKCWQEAVKAYGEAAIRAPEDATIPFNRGMAYVEGKDLRRAAEQFQQAIRLDSSLYEKNIEAAYIMGQVFARAHYDRDAAKVLGHIQNVRPGYKKVESILQSLKR; translated from the coding sequence ATCGAGGAGCAGCACCAGGAGTTGGAGACCAAAAGCGTCTACCTCCTGAAGGCTGACGACCACGTCATCAACAAGTATAGCGACATCGTCTACCGCTTTGTGGACGGTGACGACGGATTGTTCCTGATCATCAGCCAGGATCGAACCTTCTACAACAACTTCCGCAAGTCGTTCTACAAGGAGCTCCGAATCGATCAGGAGCGCATCCGCCTCTCCCCGAACAAGGAAAAGGCGTTCAAGGAAATCCGGATATACCGAGAGCACGACAAGCACCCGCTGCTCTTTCTTGAAGCCAACCTCGATGGCCGCTCCACCCTTCCCTTTCTTGAGGAACTCAAAGCCGCCTACAAGGATATGCTGGTCATTGTCCTGACCAACGACGGAGACAAGGACCAAGTCGCCCAGTTTGTGGAAGCAGGGGCGGACAACTTCATCACCAAGCCCATCTCCCTCAACGTACTCATCGAAAAGATCGCCAACACCCTGGTTCCTCAGGATGAAATTGGCAAGCTAGTGCGCGAGGGAAAGCGAAAGCTGGGCAATGTGGAGTTCGCCCTGGCCTACGGCGTGGCCAGGGACATCCTGCAGCGCAAACCAGGAAGCCCCGCTGGGTTGCTTATCATGGGGGATGCGCTCAAGGGACTCACCAAACGCGACGACGCGCTCAAGCTTTACCTTCAGGCCGCACAGAATGCGCCCATGTACCTTGAGCCACTCAAGAAAATTGTTGAATACTACCGGGAAGACGATGACGAGGACGGCGTTCTTCGCTATCTGGAGCGCATCGACGATCTCTCCCCGCTCCATCCCGGACGGAAACGGGAAATCGGCGAAATCTATCTTGGCCGAGGGGATATCCAGAAGGCGGCGACCTACCTTGAGGAGTCGATCAGATTGACCCACGCACAACGCCTGCCGGAGTGCGTAACCATGGCCGTCAAATACGCCGACGAGATTTTTGGCAGGAAAGAGGAGGCCGCAGAGGGACTGCTGACCCTGTGCACCAGGCTGGCCAGAGCCTACCGGGTCGAAGCCCACTGGTCATGGTACAACCGGCTCGGCATGCTCCTGAGACGCCGCAAATGCTGGCAGGAAGCGGTCAAGGCTTACGGAGAAGCCGCCATCCGCGCCCCTGAAGACGCCACAATCCCCTTCAACCGGGGTATGGCCTATGTGGAAGGCAAGGACCTGCGACGGGCGGCGGAACAATTCCAACAGGCCATCCGCCTCGATTCCTCCCTCTACGAAAAAAATATCGAAGCAGCCTACATAATGGGCCAGGTTTTCGCCAGAGCCCACTATGACCGTGACGCCGCCAAGGTTCTGGGACACATCCAGAACGTCAGGCCGGGCTATAAGAAAGTTGAAAGCATCCTGCAATCCCTCAAGCGCTAG